A genomic window from Erpetoichthys calabaricus chromosome 17, fErpCal1.3, whole genome shotgun sequence includes:
- the si:cabz01068815.1 gene encoding solute carrier family 51 subunit beta, whose product MATPDPDLILSSLVTVEKDSAEIEYLLWFYRVEDASPWTYAILALCFVSLLVGSLILGIGIMANRNRKSIAKYRSSAGEEKVKMLNQAINGKHPLPSCTEADPADSINMALKANLPDYFTEGNIIIHWKDGNVTSLFTNQSEEAV is encoded by the exons ATGGCCACGCCAGATCCTGATTTGATTTTAAGTAGCCTGGTAACTGTGGAAAAGGACAGTGCAGAAATTGAATATTTGCTTTGGTTTTACCGTGTGGAAGATG CTTCTCCCTGGACCTATGCAATTTTAGCTTTATGTTTTGTGTCACTCCTGGTGGGTTCCCTCATTCTGGGAATAGGCATAATGGCAAACAG GAATAGGAAGAGCATAGCAAAATACAGATCATCAGCTGgtgaagaaaaagttaaaatgttgaATCAAGCAATAAATGGCAAGCACCCTTTACCCTCTTGCACAGAAGCTGATCCTGCTGATTCAATAAACATGGCACTTAAAGCAAATCTTCCTGACTATTTTACAGAAGGCAACATCATCATACATTGGAAAGATGGAAATGTTACATCACTTTTTACCAACCAATCAGAGGAAGCTGTGTAG